In Humulus lupulus chromosome 6, drHumLupu1.1, whole genome shotgun sequence, a single genomic region encodes these proteins:
- the LOC133785775 gene encoding uncharacterized protein LOC133785775 — translation MLDLTNDINQWQKAIDFFRRPEITKRSVVNKENRKKLKELSYGGSQSIPALRYKKRNLETGQLESIPDSWMDTHHKSGTGWVTETAKNTWEELRAYRDTQQTQATDTESSTPVSSAPEDEDISLVQNVFGKRRGHQKGYGRILNIRDRTPFDFRPSQTRDEELSEMRERLRQLEEHVRTHCITPGSQSAPPPPPDDPDVGAPTQ, via the exons atgctggaCTTAACTAACGATATTAATCAGTGGCAAAAAGCAATTGATTTTTTCCGtcgcccagaaattacg aaacgttctgtggtcaacaaggaaaatagaaagaaattgaaagagcttagctatggaggttctcagtcaatcccagccttacgctataaaaag cgcaatttagagactgggcaacttgagtccatcccggatagctggatggatactcaccataaatcaggcacagggtgggtgacagagacagcaaaaaatacttgg gaggaattgcgtgcataccgcgacacacagcagacacaggcaactgatactgagagttccacaccagtttcgagtgcgcctgaagatgaagacatatctttggtacaaaatgtcttcggaaaacgacggggccaccagaaaggatatggacgtatccttaacataagggaccgaactccatttgattttcgtccttcacaaactagagatgaagagttgtctgagatgagagagcgtcttcgacagttagaggagcatgtccggactcattgtatcaccccgggatctcaatctgccccaccaccaccacccgatgatcctgatgttggagcaccgactcagtag